The genome window TGCATCTATTATTCTGCTAAGTCCATGAATTGTACCTCCAATGAAATTTTAGACTTCATCTGGTATGTTATGCATACAAGAAAATTGTATGCCCTATATCATGGGTAGAAAAATTCCTAGTGGTTTAGATCAAATCATCAAAATGCAACATATTGATTCATGAGTGATTTTTACGCTACTTACACCTACACTTGGTCTTTTGGAATGTTGCTCTGCATTTGAGAATGCAGCTCAATGCATGGTGCATAAAGTTGTTTGGTTTgaaaatatcatcaataaagttTATTGAACATATCCCTTACTTCATGAACATTAAATTTTTAACATCTTTTATATCATGTTATTTAGCGATAGTTCAACTGTGGTATCCTGAAATCAAGTTGTCTCTTTATTGCACAACAGTATGAGCATGCAAAAATTTGGCTGCATATACTTCTGTTATGTGTATTTGAAGCtgtatattttttgtttaaagGTATGCCCATGATGAAGAAGCGGCTGATGACCAAGAAGAGTCTGGATGGAAGTATATCCATGGTGATGTCTTCCGGTTCCCCAAGAATAAGTCATTATTTTCAGCTGCTCTTGGCACAGGGACTCAATTATTTGCTCTGTAAGTGCTGGTGGCTAAGTTTCTCTTTCTGTTTTTATTTTGCAAAACTGAAATTATTACTTCAGCTAATCCTTTTGGCATGCAGACATCTAATGATCTTTTGTGTGGTACCATTGCAGCACAACCTTTATATTCCTGCTTGCACTTGTTGGGGTTTTCTACCCTTACAACCGTGGTGCACTGTTTACTGCATTGGTCGTCATCTATGCACTCACTTCAGGAATTGCTGGGTACATTGCAACCTCTTTCTATTGTCAGCTAGAGGGAACGAACTGGGTATGTATTGCATCGTATATAGGGGGTCCCAAATTCAAACAAACAAGCATGGGCCATATTTTCTGTTATAGTACTAATGTTGCCATTTTATGTTTTatcttttcaggtgaggaactTGCTATTGACAGGATGCCTGTTTTGTGGACCTCTCTTCCTTACATTCTGCTTCTTGAACACTGTTGCTATTGCTTATAGTGCAACAGCAGCACTGCCCTTTGGCACTATCTGTGTCATTGTGCTCATTTGGACCTTAGTCACATTTCCTTTGCTAGTTTTGGGAGGTATTGCTGGTAAAAACAGCAAAACTGAATTCCAAGCTCCTTGCCGTACCACCAAATACCCTAGGGAGATTCCTCCACTTCCCTGGTACAGGAGAACAATTCCGCAGATGGCCATGGCTGGGTTTTTGCCTTTCAGTGCCATATACATTGAGCTCTACTACATCTTTGCTAGTGTTTGGGGCCACAGGATTTATACCATCTACAGCATTCTCTTTATAGTCTTTATCATCCTCCTTATTGTCACTGCCTTCATCACTGTTGCACTGACGTACTTCCAGCTTGCTGCTGAAGACCATGATTGGTGGTGGAGGTACATTTATTTTCCTCTTAATCTTGCTTTTGAATGAACACTTACGGAAGTGCATTGATgctttgcaaaaaaattgaaaaataactTAAAAAGGAAAATTGATGAATTAAATAGAAATCATCCCCTACTAGTCTACTATACCACTAACCTGCTTCTTAAAATTTTGTTGAGAACCAAAAAGTACTATTATGCTGTTATGTTGCTTGCTGGCATCTATGATTCCAGTTCTATACAGTGGGAACTCCCAATTTCGATAAGTATAACTGCTATGGTGTATGCCATCTTTTATGGGTGGCTTTTCCTTTATACCATCTTACCATAGGATTCTTGACCTAGCTTTTCCCGTCCTTCCGAAATTTGTCACTGGGATGAGTTTAGCAAGTCTCATGTTACTAAAGCTtgagtacatggcaattatCTACAACATAGAATAATAGCATATATTTTCTGATGACTTAAGAGGTCAGTTGCTGGAATCTGTTGCAGCACTAAACTCAAGTGTGTATATTTGTTGTGTATTACTTCGTACCCTAGACTGCATCGCTCTCATTACTTGCAAAACGTAGAATGAATACTCAATCAAGTGTCCTTCTACCTCTTCTTTTTCCATTTTGGGGCTCAGTCAAATGCtatgctgattttttttaatataggtCGTTCCTATGCGGAGGATCAACTGGATTTTTCGTCTATGGCTACTGCCTGTACTACTACTATGCACGATCGGATATGTCTGGCTTCATGCAGACATCTTTCTTCTTTGGCTACATGGCCTGCATCTGCTATGCATTCTTCTTGATGCTCGGGGTGGTGGGTTTCCATGCTGCATTGTTCTTTGTCCGCCACATATACAAATCCATCAAGTGTGAGTGAGCTGTTGTTGGAAGATGAAGAGCAGCAGAGTTGTACCCCTTTTTGGTGCCACTGAGAAGTCCCGATATAGAAAAGGTTAGCTTTCGCGTGCAACAGGAGCAGCTAGAGATTGCCATGTTTCAGATTAGGCCATTATTTATAGGAACAGGTAATGAACCTATAAATTTGTTCTGTTTTTATGCGACTGCTGTGATAAATCGTCTTTTCCTTCGTCCTATGTATTTTCTACTAGTGACTTCTAGACAGTATAACTTTGTTGGAACCATGATATGCCTTAATATATGTGAAAGACCGTGTGATGTTCTGTCCTATTCTCTAAAGGAATAATTCCACTTATCCCCCTTAGAGTATTGAGGTGCGTCTAGATATCTCTAAGTATGAAATCAGGTATAGAGATTCTGAACTATTCAATACCGTTTAAGGGGGTTTTGGAAGTGGTTACCACTATGGTGGTCACAAAGCTGATGATGTGACATTGGCTTGACCAAGAaatgttaaaaatactatttaAAACTAGGTTTTGTAATattaaattaaagaaatgttaaaaatactattcAAAATCAGgtattttcattattaaaaGTTTATTGTACTCCCCTTAACAATTTAGTTTGTCTATCTAACTCCTCAACAAAATTGTGACTCGATTTAGTACCCTTAACAATACAAATCAGCTCAATTAACACTCTAATCGGTTTTTGACCCAATTTTGCTGACGTGGAGCTATTTTGATCCGGTCCAACCCGGCTTAGCTGCCAACCGAGACATCCGACGTGGATCCTGAGCTCAGGGCCTCAGGCATCTGACGTAGGCGGTGGCCCACCTTGCTCCTGTGCTTACCCGGTCGAGCGCATCCCTTGCACTGCCCAGAGACCATCCACCCAGCGTAATGCAATAGGAGGTAGCAATATAATCTAGGAACCAATGGAGATGTGTACGTAACGATGGCAGCTGCTGTTTGTACTGAGATGCAGGAATTAATAGCAAATCATTGCTGTCTCTTACACTACAAAAATCATTGCTCACAAGCAATGGACCAACTGAATTGTAAGATGCATAACGAGATTAACAAAGACTTGCATAATAAAGTAATTGGATTCAGTAAAGTAAAATGTCACCATTGCTCTTCACTAATTAACACCAGCACATAAAAAATTATGCAAAAGCATTCCACCATCTTTTCAAAAGCATTCAAAAAGGTAAACTAGACAAAATGGAGAGTATGTTGTAGTTTCCCATTAACACATCCTATATACTTCTGCTCATCTACTCAAAAGCAATTCACTTTTTTGTGTATCTACACTTCAACCCATCTTCGGGTCTTCATTTCAGTTGGTGTGATtgtaagggcctgtttgttagagctctttctgattcaaattctctgcgAAGAGTGATTCTGTGACTGAAAGTaattctctagaataaactttatggaggaagtgattctgtacggaaagtgaataagtaaaagctgtttttttcagctccccagcttctagttcatttcagacaATCACTCACATGGATTTCACTCAAAGAGATAAAAGCTGAACACtactgtttggcagagctcctctTGATTTTAGTTAGGAAACTGCTctgagagttttaccaaacaaGCTCTAAGATTGCTCTCCAGTCTAAGGAAGAGATGATGCATAATTGTAAGTCATAGTAGCATAACACAACTGATTGTTACATAATTGATTTAAACACATCGACAAACTTACTTGGAAGATTATGGTAGAACCTAACTGCTCTTGACTTGAAGGCACCCATCTTgtacttgttctttttttttcttcttttgaaccTATCATCATATATTAATGTTAGTAAATGAATATGGtaaatgaaaataataataatatgaaGTACATACTTACTTTTGAATTCTTTGCAACAATAATTTATGCTTCAGGCTACTTCCTTTTTCTCATGAtgtttttattacctttatctGGATTCTTTGGGTATTTTCTTGCATTGTGCTTGTCACTTCTACAAAGTCTGTCTCATCTTAGTACCAATTTTGGAAGACTTGGTTCCTTTTCTTAGTTCAGAAGGatatctttttctctcttttcttagcCTTCCTGGCATCTTCACATATCCAGGTGGGGATGGTCTTAGATGATCAGATGTTGGCCAACTTGTTATACCCTTTATTGGCAACATGCAGTGTTCATAAGTCTTATAGTACTTAATTGTGTAACAATCAGCTATGTAGTCTTATGAGTCCCTTGACATGATATATAGGACATAAATGGCATGGCAACA of Phragmites australis chromosome 3, lpPhrAust1.1, whole genome shotgun sequence contains these proteins:
- the LOC133911993 gene encoding transmembrane 9 superfamily member 3-like; the protein is MAAVALLVLLALAAAGGVAADGSDHRYKAGEPVPLYANKVGPFHNPSETYRYFDLPFCSPEKVKDKSEALGEVLNGDRLVDAPYKLDFRVDHDSKPVCSKDLTKEDVAKFRNAVAKDYYFQMYYDDLPLWGFIGKMEKGGKADPSDRKYYLYRHIIFDVLYNNDRVIEINVHTDQSALIDLTEDKEVKVDFLYSVKWKETPTPFEKRMEKYSSSSNLPHHLEVHWFSIINSCVTVLLLTGFLATILMRVLKNDFVKYAHDEEAADDQEESGWKYIHGDVFRFPKNKSLFSAALGTGTQLFALTTFIFLLALVGVFYPYNRGALFTALVVIYALTSGIAGYIATSFYCQLEGTNWVRNLLLTGCLFCGPLFLTFCFLNTVAIAYSATAALPFGTICVIVLIWTLVTFPLLVLGGIAGKNSKTEFQAPCRTTKYPREIPPLPWYRRTIPQMAMAGFLPFSAIYIELYYIFASVWGHRIYTIYSILFIVFIILLIVTAFITVALTYFQLAAEDHDWWWRSFLCGGSTGFFVYGYCLYYYYARSDMSGFMQTSFFFGYMACICYAFFLMLGVVGFHAALFFVRHIYKSIKCE